The Mixophyes fleayi isolate aMixFle1 chromosome 1, aMixFle1.hap1, whole genome shotgun sequence genome includes a region encoding these proteins:
- the LIAS gene encoding lipoyl synthase, mitochondrial isoform X1: MRLIGVRKGAELIRVIGLAEYHTSLRVLAVLSDEKKDLIQNGPNLRDFISGDLTDKHVWADYKGNLKRQKGDRLRLPPWAKSQIPMGKNYNRLKNTLRSLNLHTVCEEARCPNIGECWGGGEYGTATATIMLMGDTCTRGCRFCSVKTAKKPPPLDPDEPYNTAKAIAEWGLDYVVLTSVDRDDLPDGGAEHLAKTVSHLKERNSKIVIECLTPDFRGDMKAVETIVHSGLDVYAHNVETVPALQRQVRDPRANFDQSVSVLRHAKHVCPDMVTKTSIMLGLGETDEQVYETMTALRAADVDCLTLGQYMQPTKRHLKVEEYVTPEKFQHWEKIGNQLGFLYTASGPLVRSSYKAGEYFLKNLVEKRKTKAI, from the exons TTGGCTGAGTACCACACATCTCTCAGAGTGTTGGCTGTTTTATCAGATGAAAAAAAGGACCTTATTCAAAATGGACCAAACCTGCGTGATTTCATATCAGGAGACTTGACAGACAAACATGTGTGGGCTGATTACAAAGGCAACCTGAAGCGGCAGAAGGGGgatag aTTAAGACTTCCACCATGGGCAAAGTCTCAAATTCCAATGGGTAAAAATTACAATAGACTGAAAAACACATTGCGAAGTCTGAACCTTCACACT GTATGTGAAGAAGCCCGGTGTCCCAACATAGGCGAGTGCTGGGGAGGTGGAGAATACGGCACGGCTACGGCAACCATCATG TTAATGGGAGACACGTGTACCAGGGGCTGCCGCTTCTGTTCAGTGAAAACTGCTAAAAAGCCTCCACCACTGGACCCGGATGAGCCGTACAACACCGCCAAAGCCATAGCAGAGTGGGGACTGGACTACGTGGTGCTGACGTCTGTGGACAGAGATG ATCTACCAGATGGGGGCGCTGAACACCTTGCAAAAACAGTGTCTCATCTGAAGGAGAG gaaTTCAAAAATTGTTATTGAGTGTCTAACGCCAGACTTCCGAGGAGATATGAAAGCTGTAGAAACCATTGTCCATTCTGGGCTGGATGTTTATGCTCACAACGTGGAGACTGTACCAGCTTTGCAAAG ACAGGTACGTGACCCTCGTGCTAATTTTGACCAGTCTGTGAGTGTCTTGAGACACGCTAAACATGTGTGTCCTGACATGGTCACGAAAACCTCCATCATGCTGGGTTTAGGAGAGACAGATGAGCAGGTCTATGAGACAATGACGG CTTTGCGAGCAGCAGACGTGGACTGTTTGACGCTTGGTCAGTACATGCAGCCAACAAAACGTCATCTAAAG GTCGAAGAATACGTCACGCCTGAAAAGTTTCAGCACTGGGAGAAAATAGGCAACCAGTTAGGATTCCTATACACGGCCAGTGGACCACTGGTTCGATCATCTTACAAAGCAG GTGAATACTTTTTGAAGAATTTGGTGGAGAAAAGGAAAACGAAAGCTATTTAA
- the LIAS gene encoding lipoyl synthase, mitochondrial isoform X2 has protein sequence MRLIGLAEYHTSLRVLAVLSDEKKDLIQNGPNLRDFISGDLTDKHVWADYKGNLKRQKGDRLRLPPWAKSQIPMGKNYNRLKNTLRSLNLHTVCEEARCPNIGECWGGGEYGTATATIMLMGDTCTRGCRFCSVKTAKKPPPLDPDEPYNTAKAIAEWGLDYVVLTSVDRDDLPDGGAEHLAKTVSHLKERNSKIVIECLTPDFRGDMKAVETIVHSGLDVYAHNVETVPALQRQVRDPRANFDQSVSVLRHAKHVCPDMVTKTSIMLGLGETDEQVYETMTALRAADVDCLTLGQYMQPTKRHLKVEEYVTPEKFQHWEKIGNQLGFLYTASGPLVRSSYKAGEYFLKNLVEKRKTKAI, from the exons TTGGCTGAGTACCACACATCTCTCAGAGTGTTGGCTGTTTTATCAGATGAAAAAAAGGACCTTATTCAAAATGGACCAAACCTGCGTGATTTCATATCAGGAGACTTGACAGACAAACATGTGTGGGCTGATTACAAAGGCAACCTGAAGCGGCAGAAGGGGgatag aTTAAGACTTCCACCATGGGCAAAGTCTCAAATTCCAATGGGTAAAAATTACAATAGACTGAAAAACACATTGCGAAGTCTGAACCTTCACACT GTATGTGAAGAAGCCCGGTGTCCCAACATAGGCGAGTGCTGGGGAGGTGGAGAATACGGCACGGCTACGGCAACCATCATG TTAATGGGAGACACGTGTACCAGGGGCTGCCGCTTCTGTTCAGTGAAAACTGCTAAAAAGCCTCCACCACTGGACCCGGATGAGCCGTACAACACCGCCAAAGCCATAGCAGAGTGGGGACTGGACTACGTGGTGCTGACGTCTGTGGACAGAGATG ATCTACCAGATGGGGGCGCTGAACACCTTGCAAAAACAGTGTCTCATCTGAAGGAGAG gaaTTCAAAAATTGTTATTGAGTGTCTAACGCCAGACTTCCGAGGAGATATGAAAGCTGTAGAAACCATTGTCCATTCTGGGCTGGATGTTTATGCTCACAACGTGGAGACTGTACCAGCTTTGCAAAG ACAGGTACGTGACCCTCGTGCTAATTTTGACCAGTCTGTGAGTGTCTTGAGACACGCTAAACATGTGTGTCCTGACATGGTCACGAAAACCTCCATCATGCTGGGTTTAGGAGAGACAGATGAGCAGGTCTATGAGACAATGACGG CTTTGCGAGCAGCAGACGTGGACTGTTTGACGCTTGGTCAGTACATGCAGCCAACAAAACGTCATCTAAAG GTCGAAGAATACGTCACGCCTGAAAAGTTTCAGCACTGGGAGAAAATAGGCAACCAGTTAGGATTCCTATACACGGCCAGTGGACCACTGGTTCGATCATCTTACAAAGCAG GTGAATACTTTTTGAAGAATTTGGTGGAGAAAAGGAAAACGAAAGCTATTTAA